One region of Triticum aestivum cultivar Chinese Spring chromosome 6B, IWGSC CS RefSeq v2.1, whole genome shotgun sequence genomic DNA includes:
- the LOC123138526 gene encoding uncharacterized protein isoform X1, giving the protein MAERGPAAASRRRPRRRRPGETLDHQHPRPSSSLKIPSWSHTNPCSTTAQTPHPSHLNACRTVVPTTTNPSWGSKRVRTASNRNPLLHDPDANNCRDWASLGEGPAGLIADFVLANDVADYVRFRAVCGPWRRCCTDPRGHGALDRRFHPRRWVMLREKLAYARRFLNVSTGECIQTEILELREHDELGLTPEGLIILLHGPSRTHVRLLNPLTRQQLTDLPPLTTLLPPERHSDLLPDRDFPLRAWGSGIAADDSSVVLCFNSRCILGIAKPGDERWTVVRYKNSVHTAPLMFAGRFYCTTENGILLLETSADQPPRMEVAARLQKPISAMIMDSAHLVNNDGELMLVHRTLRYLRNRSRRRTYDVYKVDLETGTLLPVMSLGGQALFMGFYCSLSVSVDSFPSISGDTIYLSFDFKERVHDEEIEACHLPKRSTKSAHYNLDSSVPWPHKVVPTPHTLIDCLSLCNTVEASPKHVALVI; this is encoded by the exons ATGGCGGAGCGAGGGCCGGCCGCCGCGTCTAGGAGGAGGCCCAGGCGGCGGCGACCGGGGGAGACCCTTGACCATCAACATCCACGCCCCTCCTCCTCTCTCAAGATCCCCTCTTGGAGCCATACGAATCCTTGCTCCACCACCGCCCAAACCCCCCATCCGAGCCATCTGAATGCTTGCCGCACCGTCGTCCCTACGACGACGAATCCCTCCTGGGGATCCAAGCGCGTACGTACCGCGTCTAATCGCAATCCACTCCTCCACGATCCTGATGCTAATAACTG CAGGGACTGGGCGAGCCTCGGGGAAGGTCCGGCGGGGCTCATCGCGGATTTCGTCCTCGCCAACGACGTGGCCGACTACGTCCGCTTCCGCGCCGTGTGCGGCCCGTGGCGGCGGTGCTGCACCGACCCGCGCGGGCACGGCGCTCTGGACCGCCGGTTCCACCCCAGGCGCTGGGTCATGCTCCGGGAGAAGCTCGCCTACGCCCGCCGCTTCCTCAACGTCTCCACCGGCGAGTGCATACAAACGGAAATCTTGGAGCTCCGCGAGCATGACGAGCTCGGGCTCACCCCCGAGGGCCTCATCATCTTGCTCCACGGGCCTAGCCGCACCCACGTCCGTCTGCTCAACCCGCTGACCCGCCAGCAGCTCACAGATCTCCCGCCATTAACCACGCTGCTACCTCCAGAGCGCCACTCCGACCTCCTTCCCGACCGTGATTTTCCTCTCAGAGCATGGGGCTCTGGCATTGCCGCAGATGATTCCTCGGTCGTGCTCTGTTTCAACTCGCGATGCATCCTAGGCATCGCCAAGCCTGGCGACGAGCGCTGGACAGTGGTCCGGTACAAGAACTCAGTACACACTGCACCCTTGATGTTTGCAGGCCGCTTCTATTGCACCACAGAAAATGGCATCCTGCTGCTAGAGACAAGTGCAGATCAGCCACCACGCATGGAGGTGGCTGCCAGATTGCAAAAGCCAATCTCGGCGATGATAATGGATAGCGCACACCTGGTGAACAACGACGGTGAACTGATGCTGGTGCACCGCACGCTTCGGTACCTCAGGAATAGATCAAGGAGGAGGACGTACGACGTTTACAAGGTGGATTTGGAGACCGGAACTCTACTCCCGGTCATGAGCTTGGGCGGCCAGGCATTGTTCATGGGTTTTTATTGCTCTCTTTCGGTTTCTGTGGACAGTTTCCCCTCCATAAGTGGTGATACCATATACCTGAGCTTCGATTTCAAAGAAAGAGTCCATGATGAGGAAATAGAGGCCTGCCATCTCCCAAAAAGAAGCACGAAATCTGCTCATTACAACCTGGACAGCTCCGTGCCTTGGCCTCATAAAGTAGTGCCGACGCCTCATACTCTCATTGATTGTTTATCCTTGTGTAATACCGTTGAAGCAAGTCCAAAACATGTAGCCTTGGTAATTTGA
- the LOC123138526 gene encoding uncharacterized protein isoform X2, producing the protein MLAAPSSLRRRIPPGDPSARDWASLGEGPAGLIADFVLANDVADYVRFRAVCGPWRRCCTDPRGHGALDRRFHPRRWVMLREKLAYARRFLNVSTGECIQTEILELREHDELGLTPEGLIILLHGPSRTHVRLLNPLTRQQLTDLPPLTTLLPPERHSDLLPDRDFPLRAWGSGIAADDSSVVLCFNSRCILGIAKPGDERWTVVRYKNSVHTAPLMFAGRFYCTTENGILLLETSADQPPRMEVAARLQKPISAMIMDSAHLVNNDGELMLVHRTLRYLRNRSRRRTYDVYKVDLETGTLLPVMSLGGQALFMGFYCSLSVSVDSFPSISGDTIYLSFDFKERVHDEEIEACHLPKRSTKSAHYNLDSSVPWPHKVVPTPHTLIDCLSLCNTVEASPKHVALVI; encoded by the exons ATGCTTGCCGCACCGTCGTCCCTACGACGACGAATCCCTCCTGGGGATCCAAGCGC CAGGGACTGGGCGAGCCTCGGGGAAGGTCCGGCGGGGCTCATCGCGGATTTCGTCCTCGCCAACGACGTGGCCGACTACGTCCGCTTCCGCGCCGTGTGCGGCCCGTGGCGGCGGTGCTGCACCGACCCGCGCGGGCACGGCGCTCTGGACCGCCGGTTCCACCCCAGGCGCTGGGTCATGCTCCGGGAGAAGCTCGCCTACGCCCGCCGCTTCCTCAACGTCTCCACCGGCGAGTGCATACAAACGGAAATCTTGGAGCTCCGCGAGCATGACGAGCTCGGGCTCACCCCCGAGGGCCTCATCATCTTGCTCCACGGGCCTAGCCGCACCCACGTCCGTCTGCTCAACCCGCTGACCCGCCAGCAGCTCACAGATCTCCCGCCATTAACCACGCTGCTACCTCCAGAGCGCCACTCCGACCTCCTTCCCGACCGTGATTTTCCTCTCAGAGCATGGGGCTCTGGCATTGCCGCAGATGATTCCTCGGTCGTGCTCTGTTTCAACTCGCGATGCATCCTAGGCATCGCCAAGCCTGGCGACGAGCGCTGGACAGTGGTCCGGTACAAGAACTCAGTACACACTGCACCCTTGATGTTTGCAGGCCGCTTCTATTGCACCACAGAAAATGGCATCCTGCTGCTAGAGACAAGTGCAGATCAGCCACCACGCATGGAGGTGGCTGCCAGATTGCAAAAGCCAATCTCGGCGATGATAATGGATAGCGCACACCTGGTGAACAACGACGGTGAACTGATGCTGGTGCACCGCACGCTTCGGTACCTCAGGAATAGATCAAGGAGGAGGACGTACGACGTTTACAAGGTGGATTTGGAGACCGGAACTCTACTCCCGGTCATGAGCTTGGGCGGCCAGGCATTGTTCATGGGTTTTTATTGCTCTCTTTCGGTTTCTGTGGACAGTTTCCCCTCCATAAGTGGTGATACCATATACCTGAGCTTCGATTTCAAAGAAAGAGTCCATGATGAGGAAATAGAGGCCTGCCATCTCCCAAAAAGAAGCACGAAATCTGCTCATTACAACCTGGACAGCTCCGTGCCTTGGCCTCATAAAGTAGTGCCGACGCCTCATACTCTCATTGATTGTTTATCCTTGTGTAATACCGTTGAAGCAAGTCCAAAACATGTAGCCTTGGTAATTTGA